The Periplaneta americana isolate PAMFEO1 chromosome 9, P.americana_PAMFEO1_priV1, whole genome shotgun sequence genome contains a region encoding:
- the LOC138705687 gene encoding transcription factor Adf-1-like, producing MLYDMSNEDYRNVRKKDQLWHGIGKELLIPGDQLKKRWKNLRDTYSKFLKTLKATTGQSAKKNYSNWQWAKQMEFFKPFLAFARTDTNLEPMHVDLHLDEAENDLNCSEVSAEPISGIKDEDRGNANFALESSESPITEQTATPQAQKSKKRKFSEETSVDKVVQYLENNRRHTDMDATELLFMSYAKTLKTFSSRRQAITKIKIAHIFMEQEIEQAEEEALLESHSTVSAQASTAIRFQSPANTSSGSQSPLII from the exons ATGCTGTACGACATGAGCAATGAAGATTACAGGAATGTAAGGAAGAAAGATCAGTTGTGGCATGGCATAGGAAAAGAACTGCTTATACCTG gaGATCAATTAAAGAAAAGGTGGAAGAATCTTAGGGATACCTACTCTAAATTTTTGAAAACTCTAAAAGCAACAACAGGTCAAAGTGCAAAGAAAAACTACAGCAACTGGCAGTGGGCGAAACAAATGGAATTCTTTAAACCTTTTCTTGCTTTCGCAAGAACAGACACAAATCTCGAACCTATGCATGTAGACCTACATCTGGATGAAGCAGAAAATGATTTGAACTGCAGTGAGGTGAGTGCAGAGCCTATTTCAGGTATTAAAGATGAGGACAGGGGGAACGCAAATTTTGCACTTGAAAGCAGTGAGTCGCCCATAACTGAACAGACGGCTACTCCTCAGGCACAAAAGTCTAAAAAACGGAAATTTTCTGAAGAAACTTCTGTCGACAAAGTTGTTCAGTATCTTGAAAATAATCGTCGACACACTGATATGGATGCTACAGAACTTCTGTTTATGAGTTACGCAAAGACTCTTAAAACATTTTCATCAAGAAGACAGgcgattacaaaaataaaaattgctcACATTTTCATGGAGCAGGAAATTGAACAAGCAGAAGAAGAAGCATTACTCGAGAGTCATTCAACAGTTTCAGCACAAGCATCTACAGCAATCAGGTTCCAGAGTCCAGCAAATACATCGTCTGGTTCACAAAGCCcattaattatatag